In one window of Macadamia integrifolia cultivar HAES 741 chromosome 2, SCU_Mint_v3, whole genome shotgun sequence DNA:
- the LOC122066452 gene encoding uncharacterized protein LOC122066452 gives MKEAVKNGHKSGNSFNKTGWENITKQFQQALNRPVGREQLRNKMNKLKQEYQQFKRLLDTTGFGWNSMTKAVTVDDESVWDRAIQANPGWLKYKKYGLNNWPDLSMVFGDAYATGNLGVDSAQDLDDIEAVNTVDIEQFSHSPSTPVHISMNDPFHEDTHTPTQTTTKQSLDRTPTGRRKKSANKGDRHVKDLYGQYLSMKIEKASSTSVTSPVRGGVGASCPRDFSVSACEAVISSIPDISKEIYLKATSRMCTDPSWRELFVCAEPAKRIWLLDALE, from the exons atgaaagaagctgtaaaaaatggtcacaaatccggtaattcatttaacaaaactggatgggagaacattacaaagcaatttcaacagGCTTTAAATCGTCCAGTCGGGAGAGAACAGTTACGcaataagatgaacaagttgaaacaagagTATCAACAGTTCAAGAGactgcttgacacaactggatttgggtggaactcaatgacaaaagcagtcacagttgatgatgagtccgtatgggatagggcaatacag gcaaatccaggttggttgaaatacaagaagtatggactaaacaattggccagatttgagcatggtatttggggatgcatatgctacaggtaacttaggggttgacagtgctcaagatttggatgacATCGAAGCTGTTAATacagttgatattgagcaattctctcactcccccagtaccccggtgcatataagcatgaatgacccctttcatgaggatactcatactccaactcagaccaccacaaaacaaagtcttgataggacacctacgggacgaagaaaaaagagcgccaataagggagatagACACGTGAAGGACTTGTATGGGCAGTATTTATCcatgaaaattgagaaagcatccagtacttctgtaacatctcctgttcgtggtggggtaggtgcatcttgtcctcgagatttcagtgtgagtgcatgtgaggcggtgatatcctccataccggatatatcaaaggagatatatttgaaggccaccagtcgtatgtgtactgatcctagttggagggagttgtttgtctgtgcagagcctgcGAAGAGGATTTGGCTTTTAGATGCGTTGGAGTAG